One part of the Sphingopyxis sp. TUF1 genome encodes these proteins:
- a CDS encoding sigma-70 family RNA polymerase sigma factor has protein sequence MSARREIATFEDVYRTEYPRLLRRLRRRMGPDEARDVAQEAFARLHYSGKLPVLDQPGAYLNRIARNMLIDRKRRQRRTGAIIYPLDEARDAPTRSEQTWRIEERDLQRFYRRTVRAMPPKTRRVFVMHRIHRLTYKEIAAELGVCVETVEYHMMRALRHCRAAVAAEVAS, from the coding sequence ATGAGCGCGCGCCGGGAGATCGCGACATTCGAGGATGTCTATCGCACCGAATATCCGCGCCTGTTGCGCAGGCTAAGGCGGCGGATGGGACCAGACGAAGCGCGCGACGTTGCGCAGGAAGCCTTCGCCCGGCTCCACTACAGCGGAAAGCTGCCGGTGCTGGACCAGCCCGGCGCCTATCTCAACCGGATCGCGCGCAATATGCTGATCGATCGAAAGCGCCGGCAGCGGCGAACGGGCGCGATCATCTATCCGCTGGACGAAGCGCGGGATGCACCGACGCGCTCCGAACAGACATGGCGGATCGAGGAAAGGGATTTGCAGCGCTTCTACCGGCGCACCGTGCGCGCGATGCCGCCCAAGACCCGCCGCGTGTTCGTGATGCACCGGATTCACCGTCTGACCTATAAGGAGATCGCCGCCGAGCTTGGCGTCTGTGTCGAGACCGTCGAATATCATATGATGCGTGCGCTCCGGCACTGCCGCGCGGCGGTCGCGGCAGAGGTGGCATCATGA
- the traD gene encoding conjugal transfer protein TraD produces the protein MRKPQDFDSELQALADKAKLLKERRVRQLGELVIATRADALDADLLAGALLDAVTTKDANAKEDWRKAGAAFFQRTARKPAPRSDGQPEGTLPLGGGAASR, from the coding sequence ATGCGCAAGCCACAGGATTTTGATTCGGAACTGCAAGCGCTCGCCGACAAGGCGAAGCTGCTCAAGGAACGCCGCGTTCGCCAGCTCGGCGAACTCGTCATTGCGACGAGAGCCGATGCGCTCGACGCCGACTTGCTCGCCGGAGCATTGCTCGACGCGGTGACGACGAAAGACGCAAATGCGAAGGAGGACTGGCGCAAGGCGGGCGCGGCCTTCTTTCAGCGCACGGCACGAAAGCCTGCGCCGCGATCTGATGGGCAGCCGGAGGGCACTCTACCGCTCGGCGGCGGCGCGGCATCGCGCTGA
- a CDS encoding conjugal transfer protein TraD: MREWVVKRRERTRQLIELGGLVAKAGLIDLTDDDRATLYGAFLAVADKLRGENRDTALVRWQRKGKRAFEAEALPDDDQTVIGAS, from the coding sequence ATGCGCGAATGGGTTGTGAAGCGCCGCGAGCGAACGCGGCAATTGATCGAACTGGGCGGCCTCGTCGCGAAGGCCGGGCTCATCGATCTGACCGACGACGATCGCGCGACACTCTACGGCGCGTTCCTCGCGGTCGCGGACAAGCTGCGTGGAGAAAACCGCGACACCGCGCTTGTCCGCTGGCAGCGCAAGGGCAAGCGCGCGTTCGAGGCAGAAGCGTTGCCCGATGATGATCAGACTGTCATAGGCGCATCATGA
- a CDS encoding DUF6771 family protein produces MTGTLTDIIHQALERAPQWVRHDLNAKDPKDRARAEEVLAAMIAAALDSQADADV; encoded by the coding sequence ATGACGGGGACGCTCACGGACATCATCCATCAAGCGCTTGAGCGCGCCCCGCAATGGGTGCGACACGACCTCAACGCGAAAGATCCGAAAGACCGCGCTCGCGCCGAAGAAGTGCTTGCGGCGATGATCGCCGCCGCGCTCGACAGCCAAGCCGATGCGGACGTCTGA
- a CDS encoding DUF6118 family protein, whose translation MMDEEEIDPAAEAFARLEGEIAMMRRAVRDLATEKAAIEIPDYSATLGEIAQHLQAATETLDMLASKPAMELTPENMAQRLDRAARQARQTDQELIRTAGRRYDDAIGELRGIVASARHAADQREYLTWAASGGVIAGCLLWAILPGPIARALPESWHMPEKIATRVLHEPTIWEGGVRLLQVGSPAAWRAISDAAEMRYNNREAIDHCEQRAAKSKQPTRCLVEIMPRKQVVK comes from the coding sequence ATGATGGACGAAGAAGAGATCGATCCCGCAGCCGAAGCGTTCGCGCGGCTCGAAGGCGAGATCGCGATGATGCGCCGCGCTGTGCGAGATCTGGCGACCGAGAAGGCCGCGATCGAGATACCCGATTACAGCGCGACGCTCGGCGAGATCGCACAGCATCTGCAAGCCGCGACCGAAACACTCGACATGCTCGCCTCCAAACCAGCAATGGAACTGACGCCCGAGAACATGGCGCAGCGGCTCGACCGGGCCGCTCGGCAGGCACGGCAAACGGATCAGGAACTGATCCGCACGGCGGGAAGGCGCTACGATGATGCCATCGGGGAACTGCGCGGCATCGTGGCATCGGCGCGGCACGCCGCTGATCAGCGCGAATATCTAACTTGGGCCGCGAGCGGTGGGGTGATAGCTGGCTGTCTGCTGTGGGCCATCCTGCCGGGCCCTATCGCCCGTGCGCTTCCCGAGAGCTGGCATATGCCGGAAAAGATCGCGACGCGGGTGCTGCACGAACCGACGATATGGGAAGGCGGGGTGCGCTTGCTGCAGGTCGGAAGCCCGGCTGCGTGGCGCGCGATCTCGGACGCTGCAGAGATGAGGTACAACAATCGCGAGGCGATCGATCATTGCGAGCAGCGAGCCGCCAAATCGAAGCAACCCACGCGGTGCTTGGTTGAGATCATGCCTCGAAAACAGGTCGTCAAATAA
- the traA gene encoding Ti-type conjugative transfer relaxase TraA: MAIFHLSVKVISRANGRSAVAAAAYRSADRLHDERLDRAHDFTNKSGVVHSEVLLPESAPDEWHDRERLWNEVEAFEKRKDAQLSREVEFAIPREMNQQQGIELARDFVQREFVDQGMVADLNVHWDIGADGMSKPHAHVMLTMREIIVGEDGEAAFGAKVREWNATSLVEQWRERWADHVNERLAELDIDARIDHRSLATQGIDLEPQDKIGPAASRMGDRGLEAERLAEHREIAQRNGERIIANPHLALDAITHSQATFTNRDLAIFAHRHSDGREQYNAVIGAVRASPNLVTLGKDGRGEDRFTSRAMIDAEQRLHNAAETMAMRERHRVGEADRKRALAEAERRGLTLSGEQRAAFEHVTDKRGLSIVVGYAGTGKSAMLDVAREAWESAGLNVRGATLSGIAAEGLEHGSGIASRTIASLEHGWSQGRDLLGPRDVLVIDEAGMVGTRQMERVLSHVADAGAKVVLVGDAQQLQAIEAGAAFRSLHERHGGAEISDVRRQHEGWQQDATRHLATGRTGEAIAAYVKRDMVHAAETREAAHGELIERWDRDRLANPDASRIILTHTNAEVRELNAAARDAMRASGDLGADMSIKVERGDRDFAAGDRIMFLRNERSLGVKNGTLGTIERVSESGMAVRTDDGRRVAFDVKDYRDFDYGYAATIHKAQGMTVDRTHVLATPGMDSHGAYVAMSRHREGLALHYGRNDFANQGKLVRTLSRERANDMASDYAKADPARSFAEWRGIAVRERIVEFVKQAPEKARSIFAGFKPTVKRASIEVPQANDMSRAVERYARAQADIDRMAAKGLPTLAHQQSALDKAGSELDTIRTNARTDLASAFERQPELVGAAAQGRSQAAIRAMRLEAEIRIDPAKRAERFVGDWQKLQQQRDRMIARGERGSAAKLSSQMGAMAKSLERDAQVESLLSARKSALGIDMHAARSVGQQLADIADLGRGRSRGIGIGM; this comes from the coding sequence ATGGCAATCTTCCATCTCTCGGTCAAAGTCATCAGCCGCGCGAACGGCCGAAGCGCTGTCGCGGCGGCGGCCTATCGCTCGGCCGATCGGCTCCACGACGAGCGGCTCGACCGCGCGCATGACTTCACCAACAAGTCGGGCGTCGTGCACAGCGAGGTGTTGCTTCCCGAGAGTGCGCCCGACGAATGGCATGACCGCGAACGGCTGTGGAACGAGGTCGAGGCCTTCGAGAAGCGCAAGGATGCACAGCTTTCGCGCGAGGTCGAGTTCGCGATCCCGCGCGAGATGAACCAGCAGCAGGGCATCGAGCTTGCCCGCGATTTTGTGCAACGCGAGTTTGTCGATCAGGGCATGGTCGCCGACCTCAATGTCCATTGGGACATCGGCGCCGACGGCATGTCGAAGCCGCACGCCCATGTCATGCTGACGATGCGCGAGATCATCGTCGGCGAGGATGGCGAAGCCGCGTTCGGCGCCAAGGTCCGCGAGTGGAATGCGACCTCGCTTGTCGAGCAGTGGCGCGAACGCTGGGCCGATCATGTCAATGAGCGCCTCGCCGAACTCGACATCGACGCGCGCATTGATCACCGTAGCCTCGCGACGCAGGGCATCGACCTCGAACCGCAGGACAAGATCGGCCCCGCGGCATCGCGCATGGGCGATCGCGGGCTTGAAGCCGAACGGCTTGCCGAACATCGCGAGATCGCGCAGCGCAACGGCGAGCGGATCATCGCCAACCCGCACCTCGCATTGGACGCGATCACCCATAGCCAAGCGACGTTTACCAACCGCGACCTCGCGATATTCGCGCACCGCCACAGCGACGGGCGCGAACAATATAATGCCGTCATCGGCGCGGTACGTGCATCGCCCAACCTGGTCACGCTCGGCAAGGACGGACGCGGCGAGGACCGGTTCACCTCGCGCGCCATGATCGATGCCGAACAGCGGTTGCACAATGCTGCCGAAACAATGGCGATGCGTGAGCGACATCGTGTCGGCGAGGCTGACCGGAAAAGAGCATTGGCGGAAGCGGAGAGGCGCGGCCTGACGCTGAGCGGCGAGCAGCGCGCCGCATTCGAACATGTGACCGACAAGCGCGGTCTGAGCATCGTCGTCGGCTATGCCGGGACCGGCAAGAGCGCGATGCTCGACGTCGCGCGCGAGGCTTGGGAAAGCGCCGGACTCAATGTTCGCGGCGCGACGCTGTCGGGCATCGCCGCCGAAGGGCTGGAGCATGGTTCGGGCATCGCGTCGCGCACCATCGCGAGCCTCGAACATGGCTGGTCGCAGGGACGCGACTTGCTCGGCCCACGCGATGTGCTCGTGATCGACGAAGCTGGCATGGTCGGTACGCGGCAGATGGAGCGGGTGCTGAGCCACGTCGCCGACGCGGGCGCAAAGGTCGTGCTCGTTGGCGATGCACAGCAGTTGCAGGCGATCGAGGCGGGCGCGGCGTTCCGTTCGCTCCACGAGCGACATGGCGGAGCGGAAATCAGCGATGTGCGCCGCCAGCATGAAGGCTGGCAGCAGGACGCCACCCGGCATCTTGCAACCGGACGGACCGGCGAAGCGATTGCCGCCTATGTCAAGCGCGACATGGTTCATGCCGCCGAGACGCGCGAGGCGGCGCACGGCGAGCTTATCGAACGCTGGGATCGCGATCGGCTGGCGAACCCAGACGCCAGCCGGATCATATTGACCCACACCAATGCCGAAGTGCGCGAACTCAATGCGGCGGCGCGCGATGCGATGCGCGCGTCGGGCGATCTTGGCGCCGACATGTCGATCAAGGTGGAGCGCGGCGACCGAGATTTTGCCGCGGGCGACCGCATCATGTTCCTGCGGAACGAACGCAGTCTGGGCGTGAAGAACGGCACACTCGGGACCATCGAGCGCGTCAGCGAAAGCGGCATGGCGGTGCGCACCGATGACGGGCGCCGCGTCGCGTTCGACGTCAAAGACTATCGCGACTTCGATTATGGCTATGCCGCGACGATCCACAAGGCGCAGGGGATGACGGTCGACCGAACGCATGTGCTTGCAACACCCGGCATGGATAGTCACGGCGCCTATGTCGCGATGTCGCGCCACCGCGAAGGGCTCGCGCTCCACTATGGACGTAATGACTTTGCCAATCAGGGCAAGCTTGTTCGCACGCTATCGCGCGAGCGCGCGAATGATATGGCCAGCGACTATGCGAAGGCCGATCCGGCGCGCTCTTTTGCCGAGTGGCGCGGCATCGCGGTGCGCGAACGTATCGTGGAGTTCGTCAAACAGGCGCCCGAGAAGGCGCGCAGCATCTTCGCAGGGTTCAAGCCGACCGTGAAGCGCGCGAGCATTGAGGTGCCGCAGGCCAACGACATGTCGCGTGCGGTCGAACGTTATGCCCGCGCGCAGGCTGACATCGACCGGATGGCGGCGAAAGGACTCCCTACGCTCGCGCATCAACAGAGCGCGCTCGACAAGGCGGGGAGCGAACTTGACACGATCCGCACCAATGCGCGAACCGATCTGGCGTCGGCGTTCGAGCGCCAGCCCGAACTGGTTGGAGCGGCAGCGCAGGGCCGCAGTCAGGCCGCGATCCGCGCGATGCGCCTCGAAGCGGAAATCCGCATCGATCCCGCCAAACGCGCCGAGCGGTTCGTCGGCGACTGGCAAAAGCTTCAACAACAACGCGACCGCATGATCGCGCGCGGCGAGCGCGGCAGTGCCGCAAAACTCTCAAGCCAAATGGGCGCGATGGCGAAGAGCCTCGAACGCGATGCGCAGGTCGAATCGCTTCTGAGCGCCCGCAAGTCGGCGCTCGGCATCGACATGCACGCGGCGCGCTCGGTCGGGCAGCAGCTTGCCGATATCGCGGACCTCGGGCGCGGCCGTTCGCGCGGCATCGGCATTGGCATGTAG
- a CDS encoding MucR family transcriptional regulator → MEDQETLVTLTADIVAAHVGNNSVAISDLPLLIQTVHGALAGLGDAAEPEVKQEPAVSIRASVKPDYIVCLEDGKKMKMMRRHLMTHYNMTPDDYRAKWNLPKDYPMVAPNYAEKRRVLAKEIGLGTKGRGGGRKKASARRTK, encoded by the coding sequence ATGGAAGATCAGGAAACGCTGGTAACGCTGACAGCCGACATTGTTGCCGCGCATGTCGGCAACAATAGTGTCGCGATCTCCGACTTACCGTTGCTGATCCAGACCGTGCATGGCGCACTCGCCGGACTTGGCGATGCCGCCGAACCCGAAGTGAAGCAGGAACCGGCAGTATCGATCCGCGCGTCGGTGAAGCCCGATTACATCGTGTGCCTCGAAGACGGCAAGAAGATGAAGATGATGCGCCGTCACCTGATGACGCATTACAATATGACGCCCGACGACTATCGCGCCAAATGGAACCTTCCGAAAGACTATCCAATGGTTGCCCCGAACTATGCCGAGAAGCGCCGCGTCCTCGCCAAAGAAATCGGCCTCGGCACGAAAGGCCGCGGCGGTGGCCGCAAGAAGGCATCAGCCCGCCGCACGAAATAA